From the Actinopolymorpha singaporensis genome, the window GCCGAAGGTGGCGGTGCGAGAGATCTCGGCCGCAAGGACAGACGAGAACGACGTCGTGGGCACGATCATCGCGCTACGCCTGGGGTTGGCACTGGCCGGCATCGTGGTGACCCAGGCGGTACTCCTGGTGATGCGGCAACCGCCGGGCACGTTGGCGGCGGCCGCCGTGGCCTCACTGGTCTTCCTGTCCGAGGCGGTGCTCGCCGCGGTCGTCGTGTGTTTCCAGGTCCGGCTCGTGCAGCAGTTGGAGGCGTTCGTCCGCACCGGCGCCGAGGTGCTGGAGACCGCCGCGATTCTGGCTCTGGTGGCGGTGAACGCCGGCGTGGCGTGGTTGTGCCTGCCGCCGGCGGTGGGCTCGGCGCTGGGTGCCGTGGTGGCGTACGGACTGGCGCGTGGGTACGGGCTGCAGGCCCGGTTCTCCCGCGGGCTCGTTCGGATGCTGATGCGCGAGTCGCTGCCGATCGCCCCGGCGCTCCTGCTGGCCGTGCTCTACCGGAAACTGGACAGCCTCACCTTGGCGGTGATGCGGCCCTCGCGGGAAGTCGGTCTCTACGGGTCGGCTGCCCAACCGGTCGAGTACTACTTCCTCACCACCGCGTTGTTCATCAACGTGATGTTCCCGCTGCTGTCTCGGGCGTACGGACAACAGGAGCGCGCACGGTTCCTGGACCTGTACCGCAGGGGCGGCGAGGCACTGCTGGCAGTCACCGCGATCGTGCCCGTGGTGCTGGTCTTCGCCGCCGGCCCGATGGTCCGTCAGGTGTACGGATCGGGATACGCCCGAGCCGCCGTGCCGCTGGTGTTGCTGTCGGTCGCCATGGTGTTCCTCGTGCTCGCCGTGTGGCAGTCGCTTGCCCTGCTGGTCGGCGGCTGTCAGCGGATCACCCTGCACTACAACGCGCTGGCGTTGGTGGTGGCGCCGGTGCTGTGCGTGGGACTGATCAGCCGGTTCGGACTCGTCGGGGCCGGCAGCGCCGCCGTGGGGATCGCCGTTTTCGTGACGGCGGCCTCCGCCTACTGCGTACGGCGCCACCTCGGCATCGGGCTGGAGGTGCGTGGACTGTCGCGTGTGCTGACGGCCGCGGCGGTAGCCCTGCTGATCTCCGGATCGGTGACCTGGCTGCACGTGAGCGGGGGGATGTTCGCCCCCTGGCCGCTGGTGATGATCCTCGCGTTGGTCACCTACGTGGCTGCGCTGTTCGTGTTGCGGGTACCACACGCGTTGCGAGAGGTGTTGGCATGAGTGACCCCCTGGCCGCCGACGAAGCCGCCACCGACGGAGGCGCCGACGGGGTGGGTGCGTCGCGTGGCACGACCGTGTCGGTGATCCTGCCGACGTACAACCGCTGTGACGTGGTGGAGACCACGCTGCGGCACTTCATCGCACAGGACTATCCGGCCGAGCAGATGGAGGTGCTGGTCGCGGACAACTCCACTGACGGCACTCCGGACATGGTGCGCCGGCTGGCTGCCAATTCGCCCTTGACGATCCGGCTGGTCAGCAGCGAGGAACGGTTGCCTGCGGTCAAACGCAACCAGGCCTTGCGTCAGGCGTCCGGCGACCTCGTCCTGTGGATGAACGACGACGTGTGGGTCCGCCCGGACATGGTCCGGCGCCATGTGGAGATGCACGCCCGCCACGACGCGCCGATTGCCGTGCTGGGACACGTCGAACAGTCCCCGCAGATGCCGCCCAACCCGTTCACCGACTGGTACCGGCCCTTCTCCTACTGGGAGATCGCCGACCGCGCCGGGAAGACGGTGTCCTACCGCTACCACTGGTCGATGAACCTCAGCCTGCCTCGCCGGGTGATGCTCCAGCGGAACCTCGTGTTCCACGAGGACTGGGCGAACATCGGCCACGAGGACATCGAGCTCGGCTACCGCTGGACCCGGGCCGGTTACGAGATCGTCTACGAACCCAGGGCCTGGGGGGAGCACTACCACCCGCACGACCTGCTGAGCGCCTGCCGGCTGCAGGAGAGCGTCGGCCGCGGGCTGCGCGACCTGGAGGTGCTCATCCCGGAACCGGACCTGCTCGAACGGTACGGCGTGTTCTCGCGCAACGCCTCGCCGCGCGGCATGCTGCGGATGGGCGTACGCAACGCGTTGTTCAACCGGCTCACCGTGCCGCCGCTGCGGGCCTGGCTGGCCGGGTTGCAGGAACGCAACGCCCTCGCGGAGTGGCTGTACTGGAAAGTGCTCCTCTTCCACACCGAGCGCGGCTACCACACCTCGCTGCCGCGCCGGCCCGCGGTGGTTCCGACCTGGCCGGCGGCCGGGCCGACACCCGTTGGAACGCCGGGATGAGCCTGGCCCTGCCGCCGCGGTCGGCCGGACCGCCGAAAATGCGCGTCCGGTCTTCCGGTGGGCCACCGCCGCCGCACGGTGGTCGACGCGGTCACGAGGGCCTGCTCGTGGTCGCCTGCGGGCTGGTGGCGGGTCTGGGGGCGCTGGCGCTGGCACCACTGGGCATGACCGCGGTGTACGTGTTGGCCGGGGGGATCACCCTTGGCGTGGTCGCCTACGGCCTGCGCGCGGACCTTGTCCCGCCGCTGCGGGAGGCCGTGGACCGGGTCCAACCACGGCGGTGGCGTGCCAGGGCCGCGGACGTGCCGCGATGGTTGCGCGTGTCGGGTTCGGTCGCCGTCGCGGTGGTTTGCGCGGGACTGGCGTACGTCATGGCCTCCTTCGGCTCGAAGGGGGTGATCGGGCTCGCCGGCGGCTGCGTGCTCGCCGCGGCGGTATGGCTGCTCTGGCCACTGATCCGTGACCTGCTCACCGCCGAGCCGTCGGACGTTCCGGCGCGAGCGGCCTCGCGTCGGCGTACGACCGTGGTCGAGCGACGGCCGTCGAGAGTGGTGTCGGCGATCGGTGTCGGCGCGATCGTGGTCGGCATCGCGATGCTCTCGTTCGTGCTCGGAACTCTGGGAAAGAAGGGCATCCTGGCCCTGGCGGGTGCCATCGTCGTGGGTGCCCTGATGGTCTACGTGCGGGACCGGTCGGTGTTCTTCACCTTCGCCGCCACCTGCTCCCTGGCCGTCATGCTGCACAAGTCGTTCAGCACCCAGGACCTGGAACTGTCCGGTGGGGCGATCTCGGTCTACGTGACGACCTTCGACGCCATGCTGCTCGTCCTCTACGGCCTGTGGGCGTGGGAGGGCAGGCTGGTCGCCGACGTGAAGGAGGCGATCCGGCGGCCGATCATCTGGCTGCCACCTGCGTGCGCACTTCTCCTGCTGCCAAGTCTGCTGGTCGCCCCCAGCGTGGAGCACAGCGCCGCGGAGCTGTTCCGGATGACGTGGATGTACCTCCTCTACTTCTACCTGGCAGTGCGAGTCCGGACCCGGCGCCACGTGTGGGCGGTCCTCGGCGGGCTGGCCGTGTTCGTGATGCTCGAGCTGGTCGTGGTCGTACTGCAGTGGAAGACCGGGGGAGTGCTCGGGCTGTCGTTCCTCGGCGTACCCACCCACCTCACCCAGCGCGTCACCGACCAGGGAGATCTCGGCAGACCTTTCGGCACGATCATCCACCCGGTCTTCATGGGTGCGGTGATGGGTTCGCTGGCACTGGTCGCCCAGGGGCTCGCGATCGAGCTGAAGAGGTCGCTGGCCAAGATCGCCGCCTGCGTCCTGATCCTGTGCTGCTTCTTCCCGCTCTACCTGGCGCACACCCGGGCGTCGCTGGTCGCCGCCCTGGCCGCCGCGCTGGCGATGCTGGTCGCGGGTGTCGCGCGGGGCCGGGTCGGGTGGCGGGCGGTCGGCCGGCTCTGCCTCGCGGCGATCGTCGGAATGGTCGCGTTCTTTCCCGAGCTGGCGACGAAGTACTCGGAGAACTTCGGCACTTCGCACTTCTACCTGGAGTTGAGGTCCCGGTTCCAGCTGAACGACATCGCGCTGGCGATGATCCACGACCACTGGGAGCTCGGTGTCGGGCTGAACAACTTCGAGCTGGTGATGCCGAAGTACGAGCCGTACCGGGTGATCTTCTTCAACAATCCGGTGCACAACCTGTACCTGCTCTACCTGGCCGAGTGCGGGTTTCTCGGTCTGGTGGCCATCTCGGTGCTCGGGGTGGCCCTGATGGCGGCCGCGATCCGGCTGGCCCGCTCCGCCGACCGGCTGGCCGCAGGGGTGGGGCTCGGCGTCGCCGGCGCGATGGGTTTCCTGATGGTCGAGGAGCTGCTCGGCTTCTCCCTACGACAGGACACGCCCTTGGCGGTGTACTGGCTGCTCGCCGGCCTGGTGGTCGCCTGTCTGCGGATCGCGCCGCCGGCGCCGCGGGGGCGGCGGCCGGGGCCGGCCAGCGTGAGCCACGCCGCACCGGCCGGCGGTAGGCACCTTTCGCCGCCGCGCGGCGAAGCAACGGCGAACGCCGCGAGAAAGTTCTGGCCGGGCATCCTGCGCGGGAGCGGACCGGCTCCTGTGATGCGTTGGTCGTGGCGGATGAACCGGATCGCGAGAGCATGCCGGCGGGGGCCGAATGCTCGTGCGGTACGCGAACGGCTGGCCTCGCTGCGAGCCGCGCGGCGGCGGCCGGCCTTCGCCCGGAGGATGGCCACGCTCGGGCTGGTCCCGGTCATCGGGTTCGGAGGCCTTGTGACGGCCGGCCCGCTGATGGCTGCGGGCGACACCGGCTCCGCTGTCCGTCTGGTGTTCGGGGCTCAGATCCGCGCCACCGGTGAGGACGCGATCTTCACCGCCAACGCGGACGGGTCCGGTGTGAGGAGGATCAGCCCGGCCGACGGGCGTACCTACAGCTGGCCCCGCTGGGCGTTCGGTGGAACGAAGATCGTCTACACCGCGCGCCGCGGCGGCCGGGGATCGGCCGAACGCATCGAGCTGATGAACCCGGACGGCTCCGGCCGCCGGCTGATCCAGTCGTTCGAGTACGCGGTGGGCCAGCCCGCCGTCGACAACACCGGCACGTACCTCACGTTCGTCGCGGTCACCCCGTGGTTCCCCAACTACGGGATCTTCCGAATGGACCTGCGTACGGGCCTGAGCCGCAACCTCAGTGGGGTGACCCGACCGCTGGGTTCCGGCGACTCCGATCCAGCGCTCGTCCCCGGCGGCAAGCAGATCGCCTTCGTCGCCGCCGGCCCGCGGAACGCTTCGATCACGACGATCAACGTGGACGGTACCCATCGGGTGCCGCTCACCACCCATGGCGACCACTTCGACACCGACCCGGACGTCTCACCTGACGGCAACCGAATCGTCACCGCCTCCTACCGTGGCCCGGCCACTCCGCAGGACGAGCAGAAGCTCAAGGGCAAGACGCAGGACTTCCGGATCGTGACCTTCAACCGCTGGACGGGGGGTGCGGAACGAGTGCTCACGGCCGGACGCAACTGCGTACTGCGTTCGCCTGCCACGCCGTGCGCCATACCGGAGATGTCGGGCTACACCCCGCGCTACTCTCCGGACGGCTCCAAGGTCGCGTTCACCGGCGCCCTGGACCGAACCACGACCTGCATCTGTGCGCTGAGGACGAACGGAAGCCAACCGCACGTCATCGTGAGCTCGACCACGTTGGCGATCAACTGGTTCGACTGGAGGCGTCCGTCGCCCCGTCCGCCGAGCAGTGCGGTCATAGGCAGCCACCAGGTGAACTCCCGGGTCCTTCTCACAACTCTGACGTCCAAAGGACGACAGGAAATCGTCGACGCGTCGGCCGATCTGATGCATCGGACCACCCTCGCGTTGCCGAAGCACCTGCGTCCCATCCAGGCCAGGTGGACCCCTGACCGCAGGCAGATCGTGTTCGTCGCCGACGTCCCGGTGCCGAAGGCCCAAGGAGCGCCGCATCCGGCACCACCGCCGGGAGAACACCGCCGCGAACACGTCACACTGGACGACTCCAGCCCGCTGGCGACCGCGCTGCGCGCCGGCACGCCAAGCCCACAGAGCAGACTCGCCGCCAGGCATCAGGTCTTCCTGCGCAGGGCGGACGGCACCCTGAAGCGGCTCACCGACCCCTGGACGGAGGACTGGCGGGATGGCGTCCGCCTCGGTGACGCACGCGGGAACGCCGACCCGGTTGTCACCCCGGACGGCCGGGCGGTGATCGTCACCAACACCTCAACGCTCACCGGTGAGTCATTCCTGTTGCGGATCGACCTGCGCACCGGAGCGGTGCTGAACCTCACCAACGGCACCTCCGGGGCGATGGCTGTCAACGACTCCTTGCCCGCGGTCTCCGCCGACGGGGGCCGGGTCGCGTTCTCGTGGCTGCGAGACGGACGGCGTGACCTCTACCTGATGGACGCGGCGACCGGATACGACGTTCGGGGCGTCACGGCGGACGGCCTGCCGGGTAGATCTCCGGCGTGGCTGCCGGACAGGAGCGGGATCGTCTACGTCGGACAGCGCGACGGTCACGACGTCATCCTCCGGGTCGATGTCGGTGGTCTGGAAGGGCAGCCCGCACCCCACGCACTGAGCTCCCGCGCGCAGGCCCCGGCGGCGAACCCCGTGGTGCGGGCGAGCGGTGGCGGTGTGCTGTTCGTCGGTCGCGCATTGACGACGCGAAGCGTCTACGTCGCCGATCCCCACGGCGCGAAGAAGCCCTGGCTGTTGCAGCCGGACCCGCAGAACAACGTTCTCTTCCTCGATTGGCGGTGAGTGGTGCGCGAACAGGTGACCGGTACCAGGCCGGACCTCACGACAGTGGTCGTCAACTGGAACACCCGCGACCTGCTGGACGACTGCTTGCGCAGCGTCTACGAAGCGACCCCTCACGGCCTCACGAACCACGTGGTGGTGGTCGACAACGGCTCGACGGACGGCTCGGCGGAGCACCTGCGCAGTCACTGGCCGCAGGTCGACCTGGTCGCGAACGACGAGAACGTAGGGTTCTGCCGGGCGAACAACCAGGCGTTGCGGATCACGGAGTCGCCGTACGTCCTGCTGATCAACACCGACGCCCGGCTCGAACCAGGCGGGATCGACGGCATGCTCGGCTACCTGCGCGACGATCCCACGTGTGCCGTCGTCGGTCCGCGGCTCGTCTACGGGGACGGAACCTTCCAGCGGTGGACGGCAGGACAACCGTTCACCCTGCGTACGTTGGCCAACTACCTTCTCGGGCTGGAGCGGTTGCTTCCCGGCCGGCCGGGTGCCGCCGGCATCTATCTCGGGCGGGACACCGACCGTGCCTTCCAGCCGGGCTGGGTGTCCAGCGCGGTGATGATGCTCCGGCGTTCGGCCATCGAGCAGATCGGGCTGCTGGACGAGCGGATCTTCGTCTACATGGATGACGTCGACCTGTGCCAGCGCGCCCGAGACGCCGGCTGGAACGTGTGGTACGCGGCCGACGTCACCGCGACCCACTTCATGGGCGCCTCATCGCGGCGAGCCCCGGGTCGCGCCTCGCCCGAGGCGCTGCGGGCCCTGAACCGGTGGTTCGTACGCCGGCACGGTCACGCCGCCGGTGTGGTCCTTCGCGGCCTTGAGGTCGCCGGCTTCGGCGGACGAGCCCTGGCCTACGTCGGGTTGGCGGTGGTCACCCGGTCCCCGGGGCGTTCGTCGGCCCTTTCACAGATGCGCGTACACGCAACCCGCCTCCGACTCGCCCTGGAGCCGATCGATGTCCGGAACTGACCAAGCCCACCGTGGCGACGCCCACGGCCACACCATCTCTGACCACGGTCGAAGGATCGACGGCCATGGCCTGATGATCGAGGACCGGCACGACCACGAGGCCGAGACGTACGACGCGATGGCCAGGGAACTGCTGGCGACCTGGACCGACGACGACTACCGGGTCGACCCGGCACGAATCCCCTTTCCCAACCGCGAACACGTCGACTACCTCACCGCTGCCGTCGACCAGCTTCGCCCGTTGGCCGGAAAGCGGATTCTCGAGGTGGGCGCCGGTGGAGGTTCGCTGGCGGTCTGGCTCGCGCAGCAGGGAGCCGAGGTCGTCGGCATCGACGTGTCGGCGGGCATTCTCGAGGTGGCGAGGAAGCGGGCGAAGGTCAACGACGTGGCGGGCTCGACCACCTTCGTGCACTGCCCGGTCGAGCGGTTCGACCCGCGTGCGGCCGGACTGGACCACGATCGGTACGACGCGATCATCGGCAACAACGTGGTCCACCATTTCGACCGGCATGCGGCGATGGCCAGCCTGTGCCGTCTCCTCGCACCCGGTGCCGTCGCGGTCTTCTGCGAGCCGGTGTTGTTCGCGCCCGAGTGGGTGCGATCGGTCCGTAACTCCCGCCTGGTGACCCGGCGGTTCCCACCGCACACCCACACACCCGACGAGCGATCCCTTGGCGAGGAGGACTTCGCGATCATGCGCCGCTGGTTCCGCCATGTGCAGTGGCAGCCGTTCCAGCTGCTGGCCAGGCTGCAGAACTTCGTGGAGTTGTCCGACCGCACCTGGAACGCCCTTGAGTCCATGGACCGCACGATTCTGCGCTGTGTTCCGTTCAGCCGACGGGCCTGCCGGATGGTCGTGGTGACCCTGGCCCTTCCGCGAGAGGAAATCCGATGAAGATGCTGGCAACCGGGAGCGCGGGGATGCTCGGCAGTGCCCTCGTCCCCACGCTCGTCCGCGCGGGCCACGACGTGGTGGCGACCGACATTGACCTGACCGACACTCACCCGTGGGGAAGCGCCGGCCCTCGCCTGCTCTGGCTGGACGTCCGCGACCGGCTGGCGGTGCGGAACGCTGTCCGCGAGCACCGACCCGACCTGCTGTTGCACCTGGCGGCGGAGACGTCGCTGGAGCTGAGCGACGCCAACCCCGACCACGCCTTCATGACCAACACCGTGGCAACGAAGTACGTCGCGCTGGAAGCTCGCCGGGCCGGCATCCCGATGACGTACATCAGCACGGCCGGTGTGTTCGACGGGGAGAAGCTCACCCCCTACACCGAATTCGACCAGCCCAACCCGCTGAACATCTACGGCAAGAGCAAGTACGAGGGCGAGCTCGTGGTACGCGAACTGCTCGACGAGTACTACGTGATCCGAGCCGGCTGGATGGTCGGAGGAGGTCCTCGCAAGGACCACAAGTTCGTGGCGCGCATCATCAACCAACTCCGCGACGGCGCCACCCGCGTCTACGCGGTGACGGACAAGCTCGGCACGCCGACCTACGCGCCGGATTTCGCCGAGTGCTTCCTCGGCCTGGTCGGGTCGGAGCTGTACGGCCTGTACCACATGGCCTGCGGTGGTGAGGGCAGCCGCTACGACGTGGTGGCTCGGATGCTGGAGGTCCTGGGCCGTGACGACGTGGAACTGGTCCCGGTCACCTCTGAGCACTTCGCCGCGGAGTTCCCGTCGGTACGCCCGCGCTCGGAGATCATGCGCAACCTGGTACTCGACCTGCAGGGCATGAACACGATGCGGCCCTGGCCGGAGGCACTCGAGGAGTACCTCACCGTCAACTTCGCCGACCTCGTAGCGGCTGTTCGAATCGCCTGACCGAGCCGCCGTCTTCGAGCCGAAGTCCCAACTTCCCGGGAGTCCCACCATGAGCACCCTTGCCGTCCCCGACCCGGCCGACCAACGTCGGCCCGGCACCGACTCCCGTTCGGTGGCCGTCGTCATCCCGATCCCGAGCGACCCGCCGTGGGAGCTCTTCGACGCGATCCCGCCGGAGATTCCGATCATCGTCAGCGACGACAGCGACGGCCGGCTCACTCCGCCCGCGCGGCCGAACGTCTTCTTCTACGACTACGCCGCTCAACGCGCCTACGCGGGCAAGCACTACGAGGCGATGCCGCACAAGAGCGCCGCGAGCCGGAACATCGGGCACTACATCGCCTACAAGGAGGGCTTCGACGTCGTCGTCGCACTCGACTTCGACTGCCGGACTCGTCCTGGTTGGCTGGCCTCTCACCTGGAGGCACTGGGAAAGGTGGTCGAGGCGCCGGCCCTCGCCCCAACCGTGCCGGGCGGCTGGGTCAACTCGATCGACCAGACCTTCACCGACGGGCAGGCGGTGTACGCGCGCGGCTTTCCCTACGAACTGCGCACCCCCGAGTTGGCCGGGGTCGAACAGACCACCGCCACCGGTGAGGTCAAACTCAACATGGGTGTGTGGGATGGCGTGCTGGACCTCAACGGGGTCGACAAGTTGTACGGCGGCGAGCCCGGCGATCCCGGTGTCGCTGCAGGAACCAACCGGATCGCGCTGGGAAACATACCGGTGTGCGGCATGAACACCGCGTTCGCGGCCGAGCTGACTCCGGCGTACTACTTCCTGCCGGACGTCTGGGTGAACGGCTGGCAGCTGAGCCGGCACGACGACATCTGGGGCGGTTACGTCGTCAAGAAGCTGATGGACCTGCGTGGCGACCTGTTCGCGTTCGGTGCGCCGGTGGTCGAGCACACCAAGCAGACCCGGCTGGAACGCGTGGTCGTCCTGGAACAGTGGATGCACCTGATGTCGGTACCGTTCTACGAGCTCGTGGACGAGGCGGTCGCCGAGGTCTCGCCGGGGCCCTACGCGCAGATGTTCGCGCACTTCGTGGAGGAGTTCCGCGACGTCGTGGGTGCCAGCCGAGCCCCTGTGCACTACCGCGCCGTGTTCGCCGAACTGGGTGACTGGATGGCCCGCTGGGCGGGAGCGTTCGCGTGAACGCGGTCCGGGAGGTACCGATCCTCGGTGTGGTCGGCGCGGGCACGCTGGGCGTCAGCCTGGTACAGGCCGGCCTCGCCGCGGGGTCGCCGGTCACGGTGCTGGTCCGCGGCGGCGAGGAAGGCGCGGCGAGCAGGCGCCGGGGGATTGCCCGCGCGTTGCAGCGGGATGTCGACCGAGCCGCGCTTCGGCCCGACCAGGCGCGGCTGCGGCTGGACCGCCTGCGGGTGACCACGGATCCGGCCGACCTCGCCGGGGCCGAGGTCGTACTGGAGAGCGTTCCCGAGAACGTCGCCGCCAAGCGTGCGGTGATCGCCACGGTCGAGTCCGTTGTGGACGGGAACTGCCTCATCGCCAGCACCACGTCGAGCATTCCCGCGGCCACCCTTGCGGTGGGTGCCCGCCGCCCGGAGCGGATCGTGGTGACCCACTACTGCTGGCCGGCCCACCGGATGCCGCTGGTCGAAGTGGCCCTGCACGCCCGCTGCGACGCGACGGCAAAGCAGCGGCTGGAGTGGCTGCTGGCCAGTCAGGGCAAGCAGTGGCTACGGACAGCCGACCGGCCAGGTTTCCTGACCACCAGGGCGCTCTTCGCGTACTGGGACGGAGCGATCCGGCTGCTCTGCGAGGGGTATGACGCTGCCGCGGTGGACGAGGCGCTGGAGAGGTACGGCTGGCCCCTCGGCCCGTTCCGCGTCATGGACGCCGCCGGCGTGCGCAGCGTGGTTCGGATCAACCAGTGGCTGGCACCCTTGCTGGGCAACCGGTTCACTGCGCTCGCACTGCTGTCCGGGATGGTCGACGCGGGGCTGGACACCTTCTACCACCGAGACTCAGACGGCAGGCGACGCTCGCGTCCGGAGATCGGTGACCACCTGTGGGGCCTGACGGGCGGCACAGCGCCCCGCCAGGCCGGCACCCCACTGCTGGCACGGGTCATGAACGCGCTCGCCCACGAGGTGACGCTCGCTGTGGCGGAGGGCGTGCTGCCCTCATGCGAGGACGCGGCCGCGGCGTACGACCTGGCCTTCGGATTCACCGGCCCGAACGGCGGGCTGCGGGCATGGATGACCGACGTCGCGATCCCGGGTCCCGGAAGCTCCCCATCGGCGCCAGGTCGGCCGTTCCTGGCCGGCGCCACATCGACCCGACACGGATCGGAGCAACCATGTCCTTCGTGATCCTTGGGACGGGGAGCGACCTGCCCCCGAAGATCGTGTCCAACGAGGACATCGAGCGGGCAAGCACGGACTACGACCCGGTTCGTGCGCGGCAGAGCCTGCACGAGTGGGTGATGCAGCGCGCCGGGGTGGCGACGCGGCACCGGCTGGACAACGGCGAGGGCACCTCCGACATGTCCGTGCGGGCGGCCCGGCGGGCGCTCGCCGACGCTGGAGTCGCTCTCGACGAGATCGACCTGCTCGTCCTCGGCACGTTCACCTCCGACAGCCGGCTGCCTTCGACGGTCAGCCTGGTCCAACAGGCCCTCGGCGGCAGGGCGAAGTGCCTGCAACTGGAGACCGCCTGCACCGGCTTCGTCGACTCGCTGCTGGTCGCGACCTCGGTCATGTCCGCCGCCGGTTACCGCACCGCGTTGGTCATCACGACCGAGGCGATGTCGGCGGTGACCGATCCGGAGCGGTTCATGTACCAGGCGATCTTCGGTGACGGAGCGGCGGCCGTGGTCATTCGCGACCTGCCCGGCTCCAGCTACGGGATCGAGGCCCTGTGCACCCACACCGACGCCACGCACTGTGAGTGGACCTGGGTCCCGGGCGGCGGGACGAAGCATCCGATCACCGCCGAGGTGCTGGCCGACCGCAGCCAGTACGTGAGTCTGGACACAAAGGCCATCTACCGCTTCGCCGTGGAGAAGATGGTCGATGCGACCCACGAGGTGCTCGACACCAAGGGGCTCAGCATCGAAGACGTCGACTGGCTCATCCCGCACCAGACGGGCGCGAACATCATCGCCGAGGTGGTCGAGCAGCTGAAGATCCCGCCGGAACGGGTGATCACCTGTCTGGACCACACCGGGAACGTGTCCGGCGCGTCGGTGGCCATCGCGCTGGACGAGGCACGCGCGAGCGGTCGGCTGGCCGACGGCGACCGGATCGTGGTTCCGGTGGTCGGCGGCGGGATGGCCTGGGGCGCGGTCAGCTTCGTCTGGCGCCGGTCGGCGGCCGCCCGTGCGCAGGAACCGGAGAGGGCGGCGAGCTGAGATGTACGACAAGTACTACGACCAGGTGGAGATCGGCGACAGCGCCACCTACGGCGGTGTGCGGGTCACCGAGGAGTACATCAACCGCTTCGCCGACCTCACCGGTGACCATCACCCGCTCCACGTCGACCCGGAGTTCGCCGCGAGGTCCCGCTACGGACAACGGATCGCCCATGGCTTCCTGGTGCTTTCGCTCAGCGCGGGAATGTTCCCGATGAACCCGAAGACCGTGTTGGCCTTCTACGGGATGGACGGGGTTCGCTTCGTGAAGCCCACGTACATCGACGACACCCTCCGGGTGCGGCTCACCGTCACCGACAAGACCGACAAGCCTGCCGGAGGCGTCGTGCAGACCGCGCTGGAGATGGTCAACCAGCGCGACGAGGTGGTCGCGGTGGCCACCATGCGGATCCTGGTGGCACGCAGCCCGATCCGGGTCGAGGTGGCGGGATGAGCGGAGCGGGCGTGGCCCGGACCCGGCGCCCGTACACCTGGCCGCCACTGCGGTTCTACAACTCGGTCGCCGATCGGGTGCCCCGGCTGGCCAGGCCGCTCGGCACCGTGCCGGAGCTGCAGGCGGCGGCACTCTCGGTGGCCGGGCCGCCTCCCGGGCAGCGGGGCGACGGCGACTTCGGC encodes:
- a CDS encoding oligosaccharide flippase family protein; amino-acid sequence: MSSAVPSVESTVSRKVLVSTTTQLAAKVLHLLLNVVSTLAIVRHLAPGEYGVYVLVLTVTTIVGLVADFGLPKVAVREISAARTDENDVVGTIIALRLGLALAGIVVTQAVLLVMRQPPGTLAAAAVASLVFLSEAVLAAVVVCFQVRLVQQLEAFVRTGAEVLETAAILALVAVNAGVAWLCLPPAVGSALGAVVAYGLARGYGLQARFSRGLVRMLMRESLPIAPALLLAVLYRKLDSLTLAVMRPSREVGLYGSAAQPVEYYFLTTALFINVMFPLLSRAYGQQERARFLDLYRRGGEALLAVTAIVPVVLVFAAGPMVRQVYGSGYARAAVPLVLLSVAMVFLVLAVWQSLALLVGGCQRITLHYNALALVVAPVLCVGLISRFGLVGAGSAAVGIAVFVTAASAYCVRRHLGIGLEVRGLSRVLTAAAVALLISGSVTWLHVSGGMFAPWPLVMILALVTYVAALFVLRVPHALREVLA
- a CDS encoding glycosyltransferase family 2 protein, giving the protein MSDPLAADEAATDGGADGVGASRGTTVSVILPTYNRCDVVETTLRHFIAQDYPAEQMEVLVADNSTDGTPDMVRRLAANSPLTIRLVSSEERLPAVKRNQALRQASGDLVLWMNDDVWVRPDMVRRHVEMHARHDAPIAVLGHVEQSPQMPPNPFTDWYRPFSYWEIADRAGKTVSYRYHWSMNLSLPRRVMLQRNLVFHEDWANIGHEDIELGYRWTRAGYEIVYEPRAWGEHYHPHDLLSACRLQESVGRGLRDLEVLIPEPDLLERYGVFSRNASPRGMLRMGVRNALFNRLTVPPLRAWLAGLQERNALAEWLYWKVLLFHTERGYHTSLPRRPAVVPTWPAAGPTPVGTPG
- a CDS encoding O-antigen ligase family protein, with translation MRVRSSGGPPPPHGGRRGHEGLLVVACGLVAGLGALALAPLGMTAVYVLAGGITLGVVAYGLRADLVPPLREAVDRVQPRRWRARAADVPRWLRVSGSVAVAVVCAGLAYVMASFGSKGVIGLAGGCVLAAAVWLLWPLIRDLLTAEPSDVPARAASRRRTTVVERRPSRVVSAIGVGAIVVGIAMLSFVLGTLGKKGILALAGAIVVGALMVYVRDRSVFFTFAATCSLAVMLHKSFSTQDLELSGGAISVYVTTFDAMLLVLYGLWAWEGRLVADVKEAIRRPIIWLPPACALLLLPSLLVAPSVEHSAAELFRMTWMYLLYFYLAVRVRTRRHVWAVLGGLAVFVMLELVVVVLQWKTGGVLGLSFLGVPTHLTQRVTDQGDLGRPFGTIIHPVFMGAVMGSLALVAQGLAIELKRSLAKIAACVLILCCFFPLYLAHTRASLVAALAAALAMLVAGVARGRVGWRAVGRLCLAAIVGMVAFFPELATKYSENFGTSHFYLELRSRFQLNDIALAMIHDHWELGVGLNNFELVMPKYEPYRVIFFNNPVHNLYLLYLAECGFLGLVAISVLGVALMAAAIRLARSADRLAAGVGLGVAGAMGFLMVEELLGFSLRQDTPLAVYWLLAGLVVACLRIAPPAPRGRRPGPASVSHAAPAGGRHLSPPRGEATANAARKFWPGILRGSGPAPVMRWSWRMNRIARACRRGPNARAVRERLASLRAARRRPAFARRMATLGLVPVIGFGGLVTAGPLMAAGDTGSAVRLVFGAQIRATGEDAIFTANADGSGVRRISPADGRTYSWPRWAFGGTKIVYTARRGGRGSAERIELMNPDGSGRRLIQSFEYAVGQPAVDNTGTYLTFVAVTPWFPNYGIFRMDLRTGLSRNLSGVTRPLGSGDSDPALVPGGKQIAFVAAGPRNASITTINVDGTHRVPLTTHGDHFDTDPDVSPDGNRIVTASYRGPATPQDEQKLKGKTQDFRIVTFNRWTGGAERVLTAGRNCVLRSPATPCAIPEMSGYTPRYSPDGSKVAFTGALDRTTTCICALRTNGSQPHVIVSSTTLAINWFDWRRPSPRPPSSAVIGSHQVNSRVLLTTLTSKGRQEIVDASADLMHRTTLALPKHLRPIQARWTPDRRQIVFVADVPVPKAQGAPHPAPPPGEHRREHVTLDDSSPLATALRAGTPSPQSRLAARHQVFLRRADGTLKRLTDPWTEDWRDGVRLGDARGNADPVVTPDGRAVIVTNTSTLTGESFLLRIDLRTGAVLNLTNGTSGAMAVNDSLPAVSADGGRVAFSWLRDGRRDLYLMDAATGYDVRGVTADGLPGRSPAWLPDRSGIVYVGQRDGHDVILRVDVGGLEGQPAPHALSSRAQAPAANPVVRASGGGVLFVGRALTTRSVYVADPHGAKKPWLLQPDPQNNVLFLDWR